The nucleotide window CGCCTCCTCGCTTCGCTTGGGCGTAGACGCACGCTCCTTGGCCGCTACTTGAATGTCAACTCCGGCTGATGCCGGTGCCGGGACTCGTGCGTCCAACCGCACCTGTTTGCCCCGAAATCGCATCCCAAAGCACCTCCGACCATCCGGAAACCGCTAATTCCAGGCGCGTCGGCTCCCCTCGCTCCCCTCCGCACTCCAGCACCACCCATCGCACCGCACATTTGCTGCGCGACTCACGAATCGCTCAATTTAGGTTGACGTAAGGGCTCGAAGCCACGTTGACGGGGGACCTCGATCCAGTGTACCCAACCCTGTGGGTCCTCGTGTCGGCCGAGTCTCGCCTGGACGGGGGCGCTGAGTCCCGTGTGTAGGAAGCTGGTGAGCCGTTCGGATACAGCCTCCGCGTCCGTCCTCACACCTACGATTGTTTGCGCGTTGTCCACGCCCAGCACGACGACCCCACCGCCCGTGTTAGCGAAAGCGGCGATCGCGCGCCCGATAGGCCTCAGATCGACAGCGTCGCGCTTGAACTCGGTACTGTCGTCCTCACCTTGGTTGATGCGTTCGAGAATGTCCAACCAGTTCATCCCGACTCTCCCCTATCAGAAACCGTACTTGGCTTTGCGGAGTTCGAACGCCTCCTCACCCCCATCGACGGTCTCAACGATCGCCGTCCGAACCGCTGGATCTTCGATGGCACCAGACACGGCCACATGGCCATGGTCCGCGTCTGCCTCGAGCTGTACCACGAGGTCGGCGTCTCCGTTGACTACGATGTTCGCGTCGTGGGTTGCCACGATGACTTGTCGGCGACCCTTGAGCCGGCGCAACGCCGGCAGCACCGTCTCCCAAAGGAAACGGTTGTCAAGCTCATCTTCGGGCTGGTCGATGACCAAGGGCCTGTCATCGTCGGCCTTCAAGAGCAGCGTGAGCAGGAGGCTCACCCGCTTCCCGCCCGAAAGCTGCCTGGCCTCGCGATACTCGGAATCACCGACACGCAGCTCGAGCACATACTCGTCGGGGCTTCGCAGCGCCCGCAACTCGTAGCGCTTCGACTGGGTCATCACTTCCTGAAATCGTTCCTCGACGGTAGATGATACACCGAGGTCGCTGAGTCGGCCCGCTTGAAGCTTGGTGAACAGTTGGTCCGGCGAAGGGCGTCGGGTGGGATCCACGTCGTTCCACCACCGGGTGATACCCTTTTGCTTGAGGCCCTGCAGGAACCCTT belongs to Gemmatimonadota bacterium and includes:
- a CDS encoding putative DNA binding domain-containing protein → MNWLDILERINQGEDDSTEFKRDAVDLRPIGRAIAAFANTGGGVVVLGVDNAQTIVGVRTDAEAVSERLTSFLHTGLSAPVQARLGRHEDPQGWVHWIEVPRQRGFEPLRQPKLSDS
- a CDS encoding ATP-binding protein, which encodes MDPTRRPSPDQLFTKLQAGRLSDLGVSSTVEERFQEVMTQSKRYELRALRSPDEYVLELRVGDSEYREARQLSGGKRVSLLLTLLLKADDDRPLVIDQPEDELDNRFLWETVLPALRRLKGRRQVIVATHDANIVVNGDADLVVQLEADADHGHVAVSGAIEDPAVRTAIVETVDGGEEAFELRKAKYGF